A window of the Lolium perenne isolate Kyuss_39 chromosome 7, Kyuss_2.0, whole genome shotgun sequence genome harbors these coding sequences:
- the LOC127317428 gene encoding pyrophosphate--fructose 6-phosphate 1-phosphotransferase subunit beta → MAAAAVATSNGASANGPTPGRLASVYSEVQTSRIAHALPLPSVLRSHFTLADGAASSATGNPEEIAKLFPNLYGQPSAAVVPSAQPVATKPLKIGVVLSGGQAPGGHNVICGIFDYLQERAKGSTMYGFKGGPAGVMKGKYVELNADFVYPYRNQGGFDMICSGRDKIETPEQFKQAEDTVTKLDLDGLVVIGGDDSNTNACLLGEYFRGRNLKTRVIGCPKTIDGDLKCKEVPTSFGFDTACKIYSEMIGNVMTDARSTGKYYHFVRLMGRAASHITLECALQTHPNVSLIGEEVAEKKETLKQVTDYITDVICKRAELGYNYGVILIPEGLIDFIPEVQKLIAELNEILAHDVVDEAGAWKSKLQPESRQLFDFLPNTIQEQLLLERDPHGNVQVAKIETEKMLIAMVETELEKRRAAGKYSAHFRGQSHFFGYEGRCGLPTNFDSSYCYALGYGAGALLQFGKTGLISSVGNLAAPVEEWTVGGTPLTALMDVERRHGKFKPVIKKAMVELDAAPFKKFASMRDEWAIKNRYISPGPIQFSGPGSDASNHTLMLELGAQI, encoded by the exons ATGGCGGCCGCCGCGGTGGCCACCTCCAACGGGGCCTCGGCCAACGGGCCGACGCCCGGGCGCCTCGCCTCAGTGTACAGCGAGGTGCAGACGAGCCGCATCGCGCACGCGCTGCCCCTCCCCTCCGTCCTCCGCTCCCACTTCACGCTCGCCGACGGGGCCGCCAGCTCCGCCACGGGCAACCCCG AGGAGATCGCCAAGCTCTTCCCCAACCTGTACGGCCAGCCGTCCGCGGCCGTGGTGCCCTCGGCCCAGCCGGTCGCCACCAAGCCGCTCAAGATCGGCGTCGTGCTCTCCGGCGGCCAGGCGCCAGGCGGCCACAATGTCATCTGCGGCATCTTTG ATTACCTGCAAGAACGTGCCAAGGGCAGCACCATGTACGGATTCAAGGGAGGCCCAGCTGGGGTCATGAAGGGCAAGTACGTCGAGCTCAATGCGGATTTCGTCTACCCCTACAGGAACCAG GGTGGATTTGATATGATCTGCAGTGGAAGGGACAAGATTGAAACACCAGAGCAG ttcaaGCAAGCTGAAGACACGGTCACCAAACTTGATCTCGATGGACTTGTTGTCATTGGCGGTGATGATTCAAACACTAACGCATGCCTCCTTGGTGAATACTTCAG GGGAAGGAATTTGAAGACTCGTGTTATTGGTTGCCCCAAGACCATTGATGGAGATCTTAAATGCAAGGAGGTCCCAACAAGCTTTGGATTTGACACTGCTTGCAAG ATATACTCTGAAATGATTGGCAATGTGATGACTGATGCTCGGTCAACAGGCAAATACTACCACT TTGTGAGGCTTATGGGGCGTGCTGCTTCTCACATTACATTAGAGTGTGCTCTGCAAACACACCCTAACGTTTCACTCATTGGCGAAGAG GTTGCTGAGAAGAAGGAAACACTCAAGCAAGTCACAGACTACATTACCGATGTTATCTGCAAACGTGCAGAACTTGGTTACAACTATGGAGTTATCCTTATCCCAGAGGGACTTATTGATTTCATTCCAGAG GTTCAAAAGCTCATTGCAGAATTGAATGAAATTTTGGCACATGATGTTGTTGATGAGGCAGGTGCTTGGAAAAGCAAGCTTCAACCAGAATCTAGGCAACTGTTTGACTTCCTGCCTAACACCATTCAGGAGCAGCTTTTGCTTGAAAGAGATCCACATGGCAATGTTCAG GTTGCGAAAATTGAAACTGAGAAGATGCTTATTGCCATGGTTGAAACTGAATTGGAGAAGAGAAGAGCTGCAGGGAAATACTCTGCACATTTCAGAGGCCAGTCTCACTTCTTTGG ATATGAAGGAAGATGCGGCCTTCCTACCAATTTTgattctagctactgctatgcatTAGGCTATGGTGCTGGGGCTCTTCTCCAATTTGGAAAGACAGGACTTATTTCTTCG GTTGGTAACCTTGCTGCTCCTGTGGAAGAATGGACCGTTGGAGGAACTCCATTGACTGCGTTGATGGATGTTGAGAGGCGACATG GCAAGTTCAAGCCAGTGATCAAGAAGGCTATGGTGGAACTTGATG CTGCACCATTCAAGAAGTTTGCTTCCATGCGAGATGAATGGGCCATCAAGAACAGATACATCAGCCCTG GTCCCATCCAGTTCAGCGGCCCTGGAAGCGATGCGTCGAACCACACCTTGATGTTGGAGCTTGGTGCTCAGATATAG